In Solanum pennellii chromosome 7, SPENNV200, the following are encoded in one genomic region:
- the LOC107025840 gene encoding callose synthase 12, whose protein sequence is MSLRQRSTPAARQVSIDEEPYNIIPIHNLLADHPSLRFPEVRAAAAALRSVGDLRRPPFAPWKPHYDLLDWLALFFGFQDSSVRNQREHIVLHLANAQMRLSPPPDNIDSLDPAVLRRFRRQLLKNYSSWCSFLGLKSNVWLSDRHNSSDHRRELLYVSLYLLIWGESANLRFVPECLCFIFHNMAMELNKILEDYIDENTGRPFLPSISGENAFLNRIVTPIYQTIRAEADNSRNGTAPHSAWRNYDDINEYFWTKRCFDKLKWPIDIGSTFFVTTNKGKKVGKTGFVEQRSFLNLYRSFDKLWIMLALFLQAAIIVAWEGKPYPWQALESREVQVRVLTIFFTWSSMRFLQSLLDAGMQYRIISRETPWHGVRMVLKSVVAAAWIVVFGAFYGRIWIQRNRDGNWSSAANRRVVNFLEVALVFIAPELLALALFVLPWVRNFLENTNWRIFYLLSWWFQSRTFVGRGLREGLVDNIKYSLFWVVVLATKFSFSYFLQIKPMIVPTRALLRLRDVKYEWHEFFNHSNRFSVGLLWLPVVLIYLMDIQIWYSIYSSFVGAAVGLFDHLGEIRNMPQLRLRFQFFASAMQFNLMPEEQLLNAQGTLKSKFKDAILRLKLRYGFGRPFKKLESNQVEANKFALIWNEIITTFREEDILNDREVELLELPQNTWNVRVIRWPCLLLCNEVLLGLSQAKELVDAPDKWLWHKISKYEYRRCAVIEAYDSTRHLLLEIVKLNSEEHSIITTFFQQIDQWIQLEKFTKYYNLTALPQIRGKLIALLDLLLKPKKDVDKIVNVLQALYEVATRDFLKEKMTGDQLREEGLALQASATRLLFENVVSLPDPENETFYRQARRLNTILTSRDSMSNIPRNLEARRRLAFFSNSLFMNMPHAPQVEKMMAFSVLTPYYNEDVLYNKEQLRTENEDGISTLYYLQTIYADEWENFLQRMRREGMVDEKKELWTTKLRDLRLWASYRGQTLTRTVRGMMYYYRALKMLAFLDSACEMDIREGSVELGSMRHDDSIGGLSSERSQSSRRLSRADSSVSMLFKGHEYGTALMKFTYVVACQIYGAQKAKKDPHAEEILYLMKNNEALRVAYVDEVPTGRDEKDYYSVLVKYDQKLEREVEIYRVKLPGPLKLGEGKPENQNHAFIFTRGDAVQTIDMNQDNYFEEALKMRNLLEEFKLYYGIRKPTILGVREHIFTGSVSSLAWFMSAQEMSFVTLGQRVLANPLKIRMHYGHPDVFDRFWFLTRGGISKASKVINISEDIFAGFNCTLRGGNVTHHEYIQVGKGRDVGLNQISMFEAKVASGNGEQVLSRDVYRLGHRLDFFRMLSFFYTTVGFFFNTMMIVLTVYAFLWGRLYLALSGVEGSVAADTTDNNRALGAILNQQFIIQLGLFTALPMIVENSLEHGFLTSIWEFLTMMLQLSSVFYTFSMGTRAHYFGRTILHGGAKYRATGRGFVVQHKCFAENYRLYARSHFVKAIELGLILTVYAAYSPVAKGTFTYIALTISSWFLVVSWILGPFVFNPSGFDWLKTVYDFDDFMNWIWYRGSVFAKSDQSWEKWWEEEQDHLRTTGLWGKILEIILDLRFFFFQYGIVYHLGIAAGSKSIAVYLLSWIYVVVALGFFNITAYAREKYAAREHIYFRLVQLLAVLFFIVVIVALLQFTAFKFGDLFVSLLAFVPTGWGFISIAQVLRPFLQKSMIWGTVVSVARLYEIMFGIIVMVPVAVLSWLPGFQPMQTRILFNEAFSRGLRIFQIVTGKKPKSDV, encoded by the coding sequence ATGAGCCTCCGGCAACGTTCAACGCCGGCGGCGAGACAAGTTTCTATAGATGAAGAACCATATAACATCATTCCGATTCATAATCTTCTAGCTGACCATCCTTCTCTACGTTTCCCTGAGGTACGCGCTGCGGCGGCGGCTTTACGCTCTGTAGGTGACCTAAGGAGACCTCCATTTGCACCGTGGAAACCTCACTATGACCTGCTTGACTGGCTTGCGCTGTTCTTCGGGTTTCAGGATTCTAGTGTTCGTAACCAACGGGAACATATCGTGCTTCATCTTGCTAATGCTCAGATGCGTTTATCTCCGCCGCCGGACAATATTGACTCTCTTGACCCTGCTGTTCTCCGTCGGTTCCGACGTCAGCTTCTGAAGAATTACTCGTCGTGGTGCTCTTTTCTCGGTCTCAAATCTAATGTTTGGCTTTCTGACCGGCATAACTCATCTGACCACCGCCGTGAGTTGCTTTATGTCTCGCTTTACCTTCTTATATGGGGTGAGTCAGCGAATCTACGTTTTGTTCCTgaatgtttatgctttatttttcataatatggCTATGGAATTGAATAAGATTTTGGAGGATTACATTGATGAGAATACTGGTAGGCCATTTTTGCCATCGATATCTGGTGAAAATGCTTTCCTGAATCGGATCGTAACGCCAATTTACCAAACAATCCGAGCTGAGGCTGATAATAGTCGGAATGGTACTGCCCCACACTCTGCGTGGCGGAATTACGATGACATCAATGAGTATTTCTGGACTAAAAGATGTTTTGATAAGTTGAAGTGGCCTATTGATATTGGGAGTACATTTTTTGTGACCACTAACAAGGGAAAGAAGGTTGGAAAGACAGGGTTTGTGGAGCAGAGATcatttttgaatttgtatagGAGTTTTGATAAGCTATGGATCATGCTGGCGTTGTTTTTGCAGGCTGCAATTATTGTAGCTTGGGAAGGAAAGCCGTATCCGTGGCAGGCTTTGGAGAGTAGGGAGGTTCAGGTGAGGGTGTTAACTATCTTCTTCACCTGGAGCAGTATGAGATTTCTGCAGTCGTTACTTGATGCAGGAATGCAATATCGTATCATCTCTAGGGAGACCCCGTGGCATGGGGTGAGAATGGTGTTGAAGAGTGTGGTTGCAGCTGCGTGGATTGTGGTCTTTGGTGCATTCTATGGGAGGATTTGGATCCAGAGGAATAGGGATGGGAATTGGAGCAGTGCTGCTAACAGGAGGGTGGTGAATTTTCTTGAGGTTGCTCTTGTTTTCATTGCTCCAGAACTGTTAGCTTTGGCACTCTTTGTTCTGCCATGGGTCAGGAATTTTCTCGAGAACACGAACTGGAGGATATTTTACCTGTTGTCCTGGTGGTTCCAGAGTCGAACGTTTGTGGGTCGTGGACTCAGGGAAGGCCTTGTTGATAACATTAAGTATTCCCTCTTTTGGGTGGTAGTGCTCGCAACCAAGTTTTCCTTCAGTTACTTCCTACAGATCAAACCTATGATCGTTCCAACAAGAGCACTGTTGCGCCTCAGggatgtgaagtacgaatggcATGAATTCTTTAACCATAGCAACAGGTTCTCAGTAGGATTGCTTTGGCTTCCTGTTGTACTGATTTATCTTATGGATATTCAGATATGGTACTCAATCTACTCTTCTTTTGTTGGGGCAGCGGTTGGATTATTTGATCACTTGGGAGAGATTCGAAACATGCCGCAGTTAAGGTTGAGATTCCAATTTTTTGCAAGTGCAATGCAGTTTAATCTGATGCCAGAAGAGCAGTTGTTGAATGCTCAAGGAACACTAAAAAGCAAGTTCAAGGACGCCATCCTCCGTTTGAAACTCAGATATGGGTTTGGTCGACCATTCAAAAAGCTTGAATCAAACCAGGTAGAGGCGAACAAATTTGCCTTGATTTGGAATGAGATAATTACAACTTTCAGAGAAGAAGATATTCTGAATGACCGTGAAGTTGAGTTGTTGGAGCTGCCCCAGAACACATGGAATGTTAGAGTGATTCGTTGGCCATGTTTGCTCCTCTGCAACGAGGTGCTGCTTGGTCTCAGCCAGGCGAAGGAGCTGGTGGATGCTCCTGATAAGTGGCTCTGGCATAAGATCAGCAAGTATGAGTACAGGCGATGTGCTGTTATTGAGGCTTATGACAGTACAAGGCATTTGCTGCTGGAAATTGTGAAATTGAACAGCGAGGAGCATTCCATCATAACAACCTTTTTTCAGCAGATTGATCAGTGGATTCAGCTGGAGAAGTTCACAAAATACTACAATCTAACTGCTCTGCCCCAGATCCGTGGAAAGTTGATTGCTCTTCTGGATCTATTACTTAAGCCAAAAAAGGATGTTGACAAGATTGTGAATGTTCTCCAGGCCTTATATGAGGTCGCCACTCGGGATTTTCTGAAAGAGAAGATGACTGGAGATCAGCTGAGAGAGGAAGGTCTGGCTCTTCAGGCATCTGCAACTAGATTGCTTTTTGAGAATGTAGTTTCATTGCCTGATCCAGAGAATGAGACATTTTATCGGCAAGCTCGCCGCTTGAACACTATTCTTACATCTCGGGACTCTATGAGTAATATTCCGAGAAATCTTGAGGCGAGACGTCGACTTGCCTTCTTTAGCAATTCtctatttatgaatatgccACATGCGCCCCAAGTTGAGAAGATGATGGCTTTCAGTGTTTTGACACCTTACTACAATGAAGATGTACTGTACAACAAGGAACAACTTAGAACTGAGAATGAAGATGGGATTTCTACATTATATTACTTGCAGACTATTTATGCTGATGAGTGGGAAAATTTCTTGCAGCGAATGCGTAGAGAAGGAATGGTTGATGAGAAAAAAGAGTTATGGACTACAAAGCTAAGGGATCTTCGTCTTTGGGCATCATACAGAGGGCAGACTCTAACTCGCACGGTTAGGGGGATGATGTACTACTATCGAGCTCTCAAAATGCTGGCCTTTCTGGATTCTGCTTGTGAGATGGATATCAGAGAAGGATCAGTGGAACTTGGTTCTATGAGGCATGATGATAGCATTGGTGGTTTAAGTTCAGAAAGATCTCAGTCTTCGAGGAGGTTGAGCAGAGCTGACAGTTCAGTGAGTATGTTGTTTAAAGGCCATGAGTATGGGACTGCTTTAATGAAATTCACATATGTGGTAGCTTGTCAGATATATGGGGCTCAGAAGGCCAAAAAAGATCCACATGCAGAGGAAATTTTGTATctgatgaaaaataatgaagCTCTTCGTGTAGCTTATGTTGATGAGGTTCCCACAGGAAGGGATGAGAAGGATTATTATTCTGTGCTTGTGAAGTATGATCAAAAACTTGAAAGGGAAGTTGAGATCTATCGAGTTAAGTTGCCTGGTCCTTTGAAGCTTGGGGAGGGGAAGCCAGAAAATCAAAACCATGCCTTTATCTTTACCCGTGGTGATGCAGTTCAGACTATCGACATGAACCAAGATAATTACTTTGAGGAGGCACTGAAAATGAGGAACTTGTTGGAAGAATTCAAACTCTACTATGGTATTCGCAAACCTACAATTCTTGGAGTTCGAGAACATATATTTACTGGTTCCGTGTCATCCCTTGCTTGGTTCATGTCAGCTCAGGAAATGAGTTTTGTAACCCTGGGACAGCGTGTATTAGCCAACCCCCTGAAAATCCGAATGCATTATGGACATCCAGATGTGTTTGACAGGTTTTGGTTTCTAACTAGGGGAGGAATAAGCAAGGCATCTAAAGTGATCAACATCAGCGAGGACATTTTTGCTGGCTTCAATTGTACATTACGAGGTGGCAATGTCACTCACCATGAGTATATACAAGTTGGCAAAGGAAGGGATGTTGGGTTGAATCAGATATCTATGTTTGAAGCCAAGGTTGCCAGTGGCAATGGAGAACAAGTTCTTAGCAGAGATGTCTATAGGTTGGGTCATAGGCTGGATTTCTTCAgaatgctttctttcttttatacAACTGTAGGATTCTTCTTCAATACAATGATGATTGTCCTCACTGTATATGCATTCTTATGGGGACGACTTTACCTGGCACTTAGTGGGGTTGAGGGCTCTGTTGCTGCAGATACCACCGACAACAACAGAGCACTTGGTGCCATACTGAACCAGCAGTTTATCATCCAGCTGGGCCTTTTCACCGCATTACCAATGATTGTGGAGAACTCTCTCGAGCATGGTTTTCTTACATCTATCTGGGAATTTCTTACAATGATGCTCCAACTTTCATCTGTattttacacattctcaatggGAACTCGTGCTCATTACTTTGGTCGTACCATTCTCCATGGTGGTGCAAAATACCGGGCAACTGGGCGAGGTTTTGTCGTGCAGCACAAGTGTTTTGCTGAGAATTATCGGTTATATGCTCGTAGCCATTTTGTCAAGGCAATTGAACTTGGTCTGATACTTACAGTGTATGCTGCATACAGCCCTGTTGCTAAAGGAACTTTTACATATATAGCACTGACTATATCAAGTTGGTTCCTGGTGGTGTCATGGATCTTGGGGCCCTTTGTGTTTAATCCTTCTGGGTTTGATTGGCTAAAGACAGTGTATGATTTTGATGACTTCATGAACTGGATTTGGTACCGTGGTAGTGTTTTTGCAAAGTCAGACCAGAGCTGGGAGAAATGGTGGGAGGAGGAACAGGATCATTTAAGAACGACAGGTCTGTGGGGAAAGATACTGGAAATTATCCTAGACCTTCGCTTCTTCTTTTTCCAGTATGGCATTGTATATCATCTGGGTATTGCTGCTGGAAGCAAAAGCATTGCTGTTTACTTGCTTTCATGGATTTATGTGGTGGTGGCTCTTGGCTTTTTTAATATTACAGCTTATGCTCGGGAAAAATATGCTGCACGGGAGCACATATACTTTCGTCTTGTGCAGCTCCTTGCTGTACTCTTTTTCATAGTTGTAATTGTTGCTTTACTGCAGTTCACAGCATTTAAATTTGGTGATCTCTTTGTCAGCCTGTTGGCTTTTGTTCCTACTGGTTGGGGCTTCATTTCAATCGCGCAAGTGTTGCGTCCCTTTTTGCAGAAGAGTATGATATGGGGAACTGTTGTGTCTGTGGCGCGACTATATGAGATAATGTTTGGGATTATTGTCATGGTACCTGTTGCAGTACTGTCTTGGTTGCCTGGTTTCCAACCAATGCAGACAAGGATCCTATTCAATGAAGCATTTAGTAGAGGTCTGCGGATATTCCAGATTGTGACAGGAAAAAAGCCTAAGAGTGACGTGTGA